A genomic window from Blastococcus saxobsidens DD2 includes:
- a CDS encoding aldehyde dehydrogenase (NADP(+)) translates to MSDVVSIDPRTGETVEVVAQETTTAEVERLCAAALAAAPALDDLGRTGRAALLQALADALEGRREDVVAVADRETGLGFTRLNGELTRTCYQLRLFGEVLLEGSYLEAGIDHAGDTPMGPRPDLRRMLVPIGPVAVFGASNFPLAFSVPGGDTASALAAGSPVIVKAHGSHPATSQLCFEIMSAAAREAGAPDGTLGIVHGLQAGADLVAHPAIRAVGFTGSVNGGKALIDIIERRPDPIPFYGELSSLNPLVVTPQAAAERGEQLGRELVGSFTLGAGQFCTKPGLAFVPSGAEGDAVVAAMADAVRETAAPTLLNEGIAGSYGRISSSLADLPGVSTVATGGEPQGPGFQARPLLLSTDAADLPHEVTEECFGPVAVVARYDGEKALFSALEAMPSSLTATILRGDRETELPLAVSQELRTRAGRLVYDAYPTGVAVSWAQHHGGPWPSTNSQHTSVGTTAIRRFLRPVTWQGAPQEVLPEELTDDYQGIPRRIDGKLQLPRD, encoded by the coding sequence ATGAGCGACGTCGTCAGCATCGACCCCCGCACCGGAGAGACCGTCGAGGTGGTCGCCCAGGAGACGACGACCGCGGAGGTCGAGCGCCTCTGCGCGGCGGCCCTCGCCGCCGCACCGGCGTTGGACGACCTGGGCCGTACCGGCCGGGCCGCCCTGCTGCAGGCCCTGGCCGACGCCCTCGAGGGACGACGCGAGGACGTCGTCGCCGTGGCCGACCGCGAGACCGGCCTGGGCTTCACCCGCCTGAACGGCGAGCTCACCCGCACCTGCTATCAGCTGCGGCTGTTCGGCGAGGTGCTGCTCGAGGGCAGCTACCTCGAGGCGGGCATCGACCACGCCGGCGACACTCCCATGGGACCCCGCCCGGATTTGCGGCGCATGCTCGTCCCGATCGGCCCGGTCGCGGTCTTCGGGGCGAGCAACTTCCCCTTGGCCTTCTCCGTACCGGGCGGCGACACCGCATCGGCGCTCGCGGCCGGGTCCCCGGTGATCGTCAAGGCGCACGGCTCGCACCCGGCGACCTCGCAGCTGTGCTTCGAGATCATGTCGGCGGCCGCCCGCGAGGCCGGTGCTCCGGACGGGACCCTGGGCATCGTCCACGGCCTGCAGGCCGGCGCCGACCTGGTGGCCCATCCCGCGATCCGTGCCGTCGGCTTCACCGGGTCCGTGAACGGCGGCAAGGCGCTGATCGACATCATCGAGCGCCGGCCCGACCCCATCCCGTTCTACGGCGAGCTGAGCAGCCTGAACCCGCTCGTCGTCACGCCGCAGGCCGCAGCCGAGCGCGGCGAGCAGCTCGGCCGCGAGCTGGTGGGTTCCTTCACCCTCGGAGCGGGCCAGTTCTGCACCAAGCCCGGCCTGGCGTTCGTCCCGAGCGGGGCGGAGGGCGACGCCGTCGTCGCGGCGATGGCCGACGCCGTCCGGGAGACCGCCGCGCCGACGCTGCTCAACGAGGGCATCGCCGGCTCCTACGGACGGATCTCCTCCTCGCTGGCCGATCTCCCCGGCGTCTCGACGGTCGCGACCGGGGGCGAGCCGCAGGGACCGGGATTCCAGGCGCGACCGTTGCTGCTCAGCACCGACGCCGCCGACCTGCCGCACGAGGTCACCGAGGAGTGCTTCGGCCCGGTGGCCGTCGTCGCCCGGTACGACGGCGAGAAGGCCCTGTTCTCAGCGCTCGAGGCCATGCCGTCGTCCCTCACCGCGACGATCCTCCGCGGCGACCGCGAGACCGAGCTGCCGCTGGCGGTCTCCCAGGAGCTGCGCACCCGCGCCGGCCGATTGGTCTACGACGCCTACCCGACGGGTGTCGCGGTCTCGTGGGCCCAGCACCACGGCGGACCCTGGCCCTCGACGAACTCCCAGCACACGTCGGTCGGGACCACCGCCATCCGCCGGTTCCTGCGGCCGGTGACCTGGCAGGGGGCGCCGCAGGAGGTGCTGCCCGAGGAGCTGACCGACGACTACCAGGGCATCCCGCGGCGCATCGACGGGAAGCTGCAGCTGCCCCGTGACTGA
- a CDS encoding ATP-grasp domain-containing protein, with the protein MSRRIALVSSERGLRVDPDLPLAVAALGDAGYEVDLVRWDDAAADWSRFDLAVVRSCWDYAWRLAEFLAWAETVPKLRNGVEVLRWNTDKTYLRDLERAGLPVVRTVWNPLGPADLPEAEEWVVKPSVSAGSRDTARWSDASAALVHAAQLAAAGRTAMVQPYLSSVDDRGETAMLFIGGRFSHAVRKGALLEPGEGVRQDRNSRGDLSRVMPTAEQRDVAGAVFAAIHDLVPGAPAPLYARIDLVHDEAARPVVLELELSEPSLFLPQAPEGAATLARAVEAELQQ; encoded by the coding sequence ATGAGCAGGCGGATAGCGCTGGTCAGCTCCGAACGAGGGCTCCGGGTCGACCCCGATCTGCCACTCGCGGTGGCCGCGCTCGGGGACGCCGGGTACGAGGTCGACCTCGTCCGCTGGGACGACGCGGCCGCCGACTGGTCGCGCTTCGACCTCGCCGTCGTCCGGTCGTGCTGGGACTACGCCTGGCGCCTGGCGGAGTTCCTCGCCTGGGCGGAGACGGTCCCGAAACTCCGCAACGGCGTGGAAGTGCTGCGCTGGAACACCGACAAGACCTACCTGCGCGACCTGGAGCGGGCCGGCCTCCCGGTGGTGCGCACGGTGTGGAACCCGCTGGGTCCGGCGGATCTGCCCGAGGCGGAGGAGTGGGTGGTGAAGCCGTCGGTGTCGGCCGGTTCCCGTGACACCGCCCGGTGGAGCGATGCGTCGGCGGCGCTGGTCCACGCGGCGCAGCTCGCAGCGGCGGGGCGGACGGCGATGGTGCAGCCGTACCTGTCGAGCGTCGACGACCGCGGGGAGACCGCGATGCTGTTCATCGGTGGGCGCTTCTCCCACGCCGTCCGCAAGGGTGCGCTGCTCGAGCCGGGGGAGGGTGTTCGGCAGGATCGGAACAGCCGGGGCGATCTGAGCCGCGTGATGCCCACGGCAGAGCAGCGGGACGTCGCCGGCGCCGTGTTCGCTGCCATCCACGACCTCGTCCCCGGAGCGCCGGCACCGCTCTACGCGCGGATCGACCTGGTGCACGACGAGGCCGCCCGTCCGGTGGTCCTGGAGTTGGAACTCTCCGAGCCCAGTCTGTTCCTGCCCCAGGCCCCCGAGGGTGCCGCGACCCTGGCCCGTGCGGTGGAGGCGGAACTCCAGCAGTGA
- a CDS encoding enolase C-terminal domain-like protein, translating into MTGRTPTVATVEVVPVAGHDSMLLNLSGAHGPFFTRNIAIVTDSEGRVGVGEVPGGETIRRTIEDAGTLLVGRSIAAYGRLLREVGATFADRDSGGRGQQTFDLRTTIHAVTALESALLDLLGQHLGVPVAELLGDGQQRDSVPMLGYLFYVGDRSACDLPYLAEPDPADDWERLRREPALTPEAVVALAEAARARYGFTDFKLKGGVLSGTEEVAAVRALAERFPDARITLDPNGGWLLADAIELCRDLGDVLAYAEDPVGPEAGFSGRETMAEFRRATGLPTATNMIATDWRQMAHAVRSNAVDIPLADPHFWTMRGSVRVAQLCADFGLTWGSHSNNHFDISLAMFTQVGAAAPGKITALDTHWIWQDGQPLTRSPLQIEDGAIAVPTTPGLGVELDRDAVDAAHQLYLEHGLGARDDAVAMQYLVPGWTFDPKRPCLVR; encoded by the coding sequence ATGACCGGCCGGACCCCCACCGTCGCCACCGTCGAGGTCGTTCCCGTCGCTGGGCACGACAGCATGCTGCTGAACCTCAGCGGGGCGCACGGACCGTTCTTCACCCGCAACATCGCGATCGTCACCGACAGCGAGGGCAGGGTCGGGGTGGGCGAGGTGCCGGGCGGTGAGACGATCCGCCGCACCATCGAGGACGCCGGCACCCTGCTCGTCGGCCGGTCGATCGCGGCCTACGGCCGCCTCCTGCGCGAGGTCGGGGCCACCTTCGCCGACCGGGACTCGGGCGGACGCGGCCAGCAGACCTTCGATCTTCGGACGACGATCCACGCGGTGACCGCGCTGGAGTCGGCGCTGCTCGACCTGCTGGGCCAGCACCTCGGGGTGCCGGTCGCCGAGCTGCTCGGGGACGGTCAGCAGCGCGACAGCGTGCCCATGCTCGGCTACCTCTTCTACGTCGGTGACCGGTCCGCCTGCGACCTGCCCTATCTCGCCGAGCCCGACCCCGCTGACGACTGGGAGCGGCTGCGCCGCGAGCCCGCCCTCACTCCCGAGGCCGTCGTCGCGCTCGCCGAGGCCGCCCGGGCCCGCTACGGGTTCACCGACTTCAAGCTCAAGGGCGGCGTCCTCTCCGGCACGGAGGAGGTGGCCGCCGTCCGGGCACTGGCGGAGCGCTTCCCGGACGCCCGCATCACCCTCGACCCGAACGGCGGTTGGCTGCTCGCCGACGCCATCGAGCTCTGCCGCGACCTCGGTGACGTCCTCGCCTATGCCGAGGACCCGGTCGGGCCCGAGGCGGGCTTCTCCGGCCGGGAGACCATGGCCGAGTTCCGCCGCGCCACCGGCCTGCCGACGGCGACCAACATGATCGCCACCGACTGGCGGCAGATGGCCCACGCCGTCCGATCGAACGCCGTCGACATCCCGCTGGCCGACCCGCACTTCTGGACCATGCGGGGCTCGGTCCGCGTCGCCCAGCTGTGCGCCGACTTCGGCCTGACGTGGGGCTCGCACTCGAACAACCACTTCGACATCTCTCTGGCGATGTTCACCCAGGTCGGCGCAGCGGCCCCGGGGAAGATCACCGCCCTGGACACGCACTGGATCTGGCAGGACGGGCAGCCGCTCACCCGCTCGCCGCTGCAGATCGAGGACGGCGCGATCGCCGTACCCACCACACCCGGGCTCGGTGTCGAGCTCGACCGGGACGCCGTCGACGCCGCCCACCAGCTCTACCTCGAGCACGGGCTGGGCGCCCGGGACGACGCCGTCGCCATGCAGTACCTGGTGCCCGGCTGGACGTTCGACCCCAAGCGTCCCTGCCTCGTCCGCTGA
- a CDS encoding AEC family transporter — translation MSGVLGGFAALAAVIAVGWAVGRTGILGKDAPGILSRLSFFVATPALLFLTLGRADTATVASLALIGTAGSAAVTALLYVGLARWRWRLPAAQLATGALSSSYVNAGNLGIPVAVYILGNASYVAPVLLFQVLVMAPVGLAVLAGSRTGVEAAPTWRQLLLQPLRTPVVIGCALGLLLAASGLDLPALVLEPVELIAALAVPAALLAYGMTLHGAPRPAAGALAGQVWMAVVLKNLVMPAIAYALGRWVAGLDGIALLAVTVTSALPTAQNVFVYAAAYDGGTLLARDVILLSTVLSVPVLVGIAVLLG, via the coding sequence GTGAGCGGGGTGCTGGGTGGCTTCGCCGCCCTGGCCGCGGTGATCGCCGTCGGGTGGGCGGTCGGCCGGACCGGCATCCTGGGCAAGGACGCGCCGGGCATCCTGTCGCGGCTGTCCTTCTTCGTGGCCACCCCGGCGCTCCTCTTCCTCACCCTGGGCCGGGCCGACACCGCCACGGTCGCCTCGCTGGCGCTGATCGGCACGGCCGGCAGCGCGGCAGTGACCGCCCTCCTCTATGTGGGGCTGGCCCGGTGGCGGTGGCGGCTCCCGGCCGCGCAGCTCGCGACCGGTGCACTGTCGTCGTCCTACGTCAACGCCGGCAATCTGGGTATCCCGGTGGCGGTGTACATCCTGGGGAACGCCTCCTACGTGGCCCCGGTCCTCCTCTTCCAGGTGCTGGTCATGGCACCGGTGGGACTCGCGGTGCTGGCCGGTTCGCGGACCGGTGTGGAGGCGGCGCCGACCTGGCGGCAACTCCTGCTGCAACCGCTGCGGACGCCGGTCGTCATCGGTTGCGCGCTGGGCCTCCTCCTCGCGGCCAGCGGCCTGGACCTCCCGGCGCTCGTGCTGGAGCCGGTCGAACTGATCGCGGCCCTGGCGGTGCCCGCCGCGCTGCTGGCCTACGGGATGACCCTGCACGGCGCGCCCCGTCCGGCCGCCGGCGCGCTGGCCGGGCAGGTGTGGATGGCCGTCGTCCTCAAGAACCTGGTGATGCCGGCCATCGCCTACGCCCTCGGACGCTGGGTCGCCGGCCTCGACGGCATCGCGCTGCTGGCGGTCACGGTGACGTCCGCGCTGCCGACCGCCCAGAACGTCTTCGTCTACGCCGCGGCGTACGACGGCGGAACCCTGCTGGCCCGTGACGTGATCCTGCTCAGCACCGTGCTGTCGGTTCCCGTGCTCGTCGGCATAGCGGTGCTGCTCGGATGA
- a CDS encoding L-talarate/galactarate dehydratase: MTVTETARTSSRAVLDRIESVTLSSITLPLPNPISDAKVFTGRQRPMTEVAFLFAEIRTEAGLEGVGFSYSKRAGGPAQFAHAREVAPDLIGEDPNDIARLWTKLVWAGASVGRSGASTQAIAALDVALWDLKAKRAGLPLAKLLGAHRDSVRCYNTSGGFLHESIEQVKDNATRTLESGVGGIKIKVGLPDSAEDLRRVRAVREHLGDGVPFMVDANQQWDRSTAMRVSRRLEEFDLVWIEEPLDAYDAEGHAQLARSLDTAIATGEMLTSVAEHYELIRQGAVDILQPDAPRVGGITQFLKLATLAEHRNLGLAPHFAMEIHVHLAAAYPIEPWVEHFDWLHPLFNERLETRDGRMRLSDRPGLGVTLTEQARAWTVDRVHVDAPR, encoded by the coding sequence GTGACCGTCACCGAGACCGCCCGCACCAGCAGCCGCGCCGTCCTCGACCGGATCGAGTCGGTGACGCTGTCGTCGATCACCCTGCCGCTGCCGAACCCGATCAGCGACGCCAAGGTCTTCACCGGCCGGCAGCGGCCGATGACCGAGGTCGCCTTCCTCTTCGCCGAGATCCGTACCGAGGCCGGTCTCGAGGGCGTCGGCTTCAGCTACTCCAAGCGGGCCGGTGGCCCGGCGCAGTTCGCGCACGCCCGGGAGGTCGCGCCCGACCTGATCGGCGAGGACCCGAACGACATCGCCCGCCTCTGGACCAAGCTGGTCTGGGCCGGCGCGTCCGTGGGCCGCAGCGGTGCCTCGACGCAGGCCATCGCGGCCCTCGACGTCGCGCTGTGGGACCTCAAGGCCAAGCGCGCCGGTCTGCCCCTGGCCAAGCTGCTCGGCGCCCACCGCGACTCCGTGCGCTGCTACAACACCTCGGGCGGCTTCCTGCACGAGTCGATCGAGCAGGTCAAGGACAACGCCACCCGCACCCTGGAGAGCGGCGTCGGGGGCATCAAGATCAAGGTCGGACTGCCGGACTCGGCGGAGGACCTGCGCCGGGTCCGCGCGGTGCGCGAGCACCTGGGCGACGGCGTGCCGTTCATGGTGGACGCCAACCAGCAGTGGGACCGGTCGACGGCCATGCGGGTCAGCCGGCGGCTGGAGGAGTTCGACCTGGTGTGGATCGAGGAGCCGCTCGACGCCTACGACGCCGAGGGTCACGCCCAGCTCGCCCGGTCCCTGGACACGGCGATCGCCACGGGGGAGATGCTCACCAGTGTCGCCGAGCACTACGAGCTGATCCGGCAGGGTGCGGTGGACATCCTCCAGCCCGACGCCCCCCGCGTCGGCGGGATCACCCAGTTCCTGAAGCTGGCCACTCTGGCCGAGCACCGCAACCTCGGGCTTGCGCCGCACTTCGCGATGGAGATCCACGTCCACCTCGCGGCCGCGTACCCGATCGAGCCCTGGGTGGAGCACTTCGACTGGCTGCACCCGCTGTTCAACGAGCGGCTCGAGACACGCGACGGTCGGATGCGCCTGTCCGACCGCCCGGGTCTCGGCGTCACCCTGACCGAGCAGGCGCGCGCCTGGACAGTGGACCGCGTTCACGTCGACGCGCCCCGCTGA